A genomic stretch from Theropithecus gelada isolate Dixy chromosome 2, Tgel_1.0, whole genome shotgun sequence includes:
- the UPK1B gene encoding uroplakin-1b isoform X1, whose amino-acid sequence MAKDDSTVRCFQGLLIFGNVIIGCCGIALTAECIFFVSDQHSLYPLLEATDNDDIYGAAWIGIFVGICLFCLSILGIVGIMKSSRKILLAYFILMFIVYAFEVASCITAATQRDFFTPNLFLKQMLERYQNNSPPNNDDQWKNNGVTKTWDRLMLQDNCCGVNGPSDWQKYTSAFRTENNDADYPWPRQCCVMNNLKEPLNLEACKLGVPGFYHNQGCYELISGPMNRHAWGVAWFGFAILCWTFWVLLGTMFYWSRIEY is encoded by the exons ATGGCCAAAGACGACTCCACTGTTCGTTGCTTCCAGGGCCTGCTGATTTTTGGAAATGTGATTATTGGT TGTTGCGGCATTGCCCTGACCGCGGAGTGCATTTTCTTTGTATCTGACCAACACAGCCTCTACCCACTGCTTGAAGCCACTGACAATGATGACATCTATGGGGCTGCCTGGATTGGCATATTTGTGGGCATCTGCCTCTTCTGCCTGTCCATTCTTGGCATCGTAGGCATCATGAAGTCCAGCAGGAAAATTCTTCTGGCG TATTTCATTCTGATGTTTATAGTATATGCCTTTGAAGTGGCATCTTGTATCACAGCAGCAACACAACGAGACTTT TTCACACCCAACCTCTTCCTGAAGCAGATGCTAGAGAGGTACCAAAACAACAGCCCTCCAAACAATGATGACCAGTGGAAAAACAATGGAGTCACCAAAACCTGGGACAGGCTCATGCTCCAG GACAACTGCTGTGGCGTAAATGGTCCATCAGACTGGCAAAAATACACGTCTGCCTTCCGGACTGAGAATAATGATGCTGACTATCCCTGGCCTCGTCAGTGCTGTGTTATGAACAATCTTAAAGAACCTCTCAACCTGGAGGCTTGTAAACTAGGTGTGCCTGGTTTTTATCACAATCAG GGCTGCTATGAACTGATCTCTGGACCAATGAACCGACATGCCTGGGGGGTTGCCTGGTTTGGATTTGCCATTCTCTGCTGGACT tTTTGGGTTCTCCTGGGTACCATGTTCTACTGGAGCAGAATTGAATATTAA
- the UPK1B gene encoding uroplakin-1b isoform X2 has translation MKSSRKILLAYFILMFIVYAFEVASCITAATQRDFFTPNLFLKQMLERYQNNSPPNNDDQWKNNGVTKTWDRLMLQDNCCGVNGPSDWQKYTSAFRTENNDADYPWPRQCCVMNNLKEPLNLEACKLGVPGFYHNQGCYELISGPMNRHAWGVAWFGFAILCWTFWVLLGTMFYWSRIEY, from the exons ATGAAGTCCAGCAGGAAAATTCTTCTGGCG TATTTCATTCTGATGTTTATAGTATATGCCTTTGAAGTGGCATCTTGTATCACAGCAGCAACACAACGAGACTTT TTCACACCCAACCTCTTCCTGAAGCAGATGCTAGAGAGGTACCAAAACAACAGCCCTCCAAACAATGATGACCAGTGGAAAAACAATGGAGTCACCAAAACCTGGGACAGGCTCATGCTCCAG GACAACTGCTGTGGCGTAAATGGTCCATCAGACTGGCAAAAATACACGTCTGCCTTCCGGACTGAGAATAATGATGCTGACTATCCCTGGCCTCGTCAGTGCTGTGTTATGAACAATCTTAAAGAACCTCTCAACCTGGAGGCTTGTAAACTAGGTGTGCCTGGTTTTTATCACAATCAG GGCTGCTATGAACTGATCTCTGGACCAATGAACCGACATGCCTGGGGGGTTGCCTGGTTTGGATTTGCCATTCTCTGCTGGACT tTTTGGGTTCTCCTGGGTACCATGTTCTACTGGAGCAGAATTGAATATTAA